Proteins from a single region of Corynebacterium casei LMG S-19264:
- a CDS encoding bifunctional copper resistance protein CopD/cytochrome c oxidase assembly protein, producing MSMTSQQSPAPPAVPPKSNVRSTWPIYVGAAIIAGLVGGFISLFFLADSLAALGIPDPGRLTTFGLPFFRAIAWILMALSVGSFLTSAFFINPVVPDKDNARLNEATLTVDGFIARRTGSFAAFCVALVALVEAPLVMSDVSGTPLTQVLNVQMMSMALDQVATAQVWVVTAVMAAAVGVLGLVSNKWTMQPVLFVLSVLMVVPLGMEGHSASGGDHDYGTNSFLWHLLFMVLWIGGILGLIAHGRRLGPDMTMAVRRYSTLALVAAGAMTISGLVNAAIRIEFSDWFTTRYGLIIVAKTALTLLLVFFGFIHRQITIPQLGKKPQLFLRVAIIEVAVMATTAGVAITMGRTPPPPPRDPNLNSMQIVMGFELSEAPSWGNMLTQFRFEVMFGTIGLILAALYAYALWHVRRRGLAWSGWRTTWWMLGSLGLTVFMSTGTGMYIPATYSMHMLGHMVLSMVIPLMLVLGAPLTLIMEAFESGRPGKPTIHDWAVALTKSKILGFITNPIVNVLQFLFFFYVLYLSFGLYQLAISEHAGHVLMNFAFLISGYIYFWEVVGPDPIPKRSKTLIRLGILFASMPIHLFMGVYLMQLNEILGLEYYLSLEIPWDHDLMQDQKVGGGIAWGFGQFPLVIVFGKLFVEWLREDRAESKFYDAKAEVDGDVDMEEYNKMLAELSRRNNRGN from the coding sequence ATGTCGATGACCTCGCAGCAATCGCCGGCACCCCCCGCCGTACCACCAAAAAGTAATGTTCGTTCCACCTGGCCCATTTATGTGGGCGCGGCGATCATTGCCGGTCTTGTCGGCGGCTTTATTTCGCTCTTCTTCCTCGCAGATTCCCTCGCGGCATTGGGTATTCCTGACCCCGGGCGGCTGACCACCTTCGGCCTTCCGTTCTTCCGCGCCATTGCGTGGATTCTCATGGCGTTGTCAGTCGGGTCATTTCTAACCTCAGCCTTCTTTATCAATCCGGTTGTTCCGGACAAAGATAATGCGCGGCTGAATGAGGCGACGTTGACGGTTGATGGGTTCATCGCAAGGCGAACTGGCTCCTTTGCCGCCTTCTGTGTTGCACTGGTTGCGCTGGTTGAAGCCCCACTGGTTATGTCGGATGTTTCTGGTACCCCGCTGACGCAGGTGCTCAACGTTCAAATGATGTCCATGGCACTGGACCAAGTGGCTACTGCCCAGGTCTGGGTGGTGACCGCCGTGATGGCTGCTGCTGTCGGCGTGCTGGGGCTGGTGAGCAATAAATGGACCATGCAGCCGGTGCTGTTTGTGCTGTCTGTTCTCATGGTGGTGCCGCTGGGCATGGAAGGTCACTCGGCCTCCGGCGGCGACCATGACTACGGCACCAACTCATTCTTGTGGCACCTGCTGTTTATGGTGCTGTGGATTGGCGGCATTTTGGGGCTCATCGCCCACGGACGTCGGCTTGGCCCGGATATGACCATGGCGGTGCGCCGCTATTCCACCCTCGCGCTGGTTGCTGCCGGTGCCATGACCATCTCGGGCCTGGTCAACGCTGCTATTCGTATTGAATTCTCCGATTGGTTCACCACCCGCTACGGCCTGATTATCGTGGCGAAAACCGCGCTGACCCTGCTGCTGGTCTTCTTCGGCTTTATCCACCGCCAAATCACCATCCCGCAACTGGGGAAGAAACCACAGCTGTTTCTGCGCGTTGCCATCATCGAAGTCGCTGTCATGGCCACCACCGCTGGTGTGGCCATCACCATGGGCCGCACCCCGCCGCCACCGCCGCGCGACCCGAACCTGAACTCCATGCAGATTGTCATGGGCTTTGAACTCAGCGAAGCACCATCCTGGGGCAACATGCTCACCCAATTCCGCTTCGAGGTCATGTTTGGCACTATCGGACTGATTCTCGCCGCGCTTTACGCCTACGCGCTGTGGCATGTTCGCCGCCGCGGCCTCGCGTGGTCTGGATGGCGCACCACATGGTGGATGCTGGGCTCGCTGGGGCTGACAGTCTTCATGTCCACCGGCACCGGCATGTACATCCCAGCGACCTATTCCATGCACATGCTCGGCCACATGGTGCTGTCCATGGTCATCCCACTTATGCTGGTGCTGGGCGCGCCGCTGACATTGATTATGGAAGCCTTCGAATCCGGACGCCCCGGCAAACCCACCATCCATGACTGGGCCGTGGCGCTGACCAAGTCCAAGATTCTGGGCTTTATCACCAACCCAATTGTCAACGTGCTGCAGTTCCTGTTCTTCTTCTACGTGCTGTACTTGTCCTTCGGCCTGTACCAACTAGCAATCTCAGAACACGCCGGCCACGTGCTCATGAACTTCGCATTCCTTATCTCCGGCTACATCTACTTCTGGGAAGTGGTGGGACCAGACCCAATTCCGAAGCGCTCCAAGACCCTAATCCGCCTGGGCATTTTGTTTGCCTCCATGCCGATTCACCTGTTCATGGGTGTTTACCTCATGCAGCTCAATGAGATTTTGGGGCTGGAGTACTACCTCTCTCTGGAAATCCCTTGGGACCATGACCTCATGCAGGACCAAAAGGTCGGCGGTGGCATCGCCTGGGGCTTCGGGCAATTCCCGCTGGTCATTGTCTTTGGCAAGCTCTTTGTTGAGTGGCTGCGCGAAGACCGTGCTGAATCCAAGTTCTATGACGCCAAGGCAGAGGTCGATGGTGACGTGGATATGGAGGAATATAACAAGATGCTGGCGGAGCTTAGCCGGAGGAACAACCGCGGCAACTAG
- a CDS encoding dipeptide/oligopeptide/nickel ABC transporter permease/ATP-binding protein, whose translation MTSKKQKLQAMEDNAGKVRFRRWNAMSFGSKLSIIVLGIIALSAIFAPLLAPHDPQAITMKGLEPSGENLFGTDHLGRDVLSRLLYGGRYSLLVGLASTGIALAIAVILGSIAAVSRKGMDELIMRIMDVIMSVPAIALAAVTVVVFRDPSNPESLIWVIIGSIAFVYIPQLTRIVRANVLSEYGKDYVNAVVVAGARAPWILARHVMRNCAAPVLVFATLLVADAIILEASLTFIGAGLQEPIATWGNILSAAQPGVLRGEWWQALFPGVMIMVTVLCLNIVSEGITDAMVAAPTGPAKTKPSKNGEREEDKLLADSVAAHEAQKESLDKRIADLQRVEGLRDDRQAPPNDSPVLLEVKNLCIKFPRHGDVNVVDNVSFTVRKGETMALVGESGCGKSITAFAIMGLIDPKAEVTGEALYEGRDLLSMPKKERQALLGHELAMVYQDALSSLNPGMLIKAQMKQLTSRGGTRSAEELMQLVGLDSKRTLDSYPHELSGGQRQRVLIAMALTRDPKLVIADEPTTALDVTVQKQVIELLNDLRDKLGFAMVFVSHDLALVAEVAHKVTVMYAGQVVEQAQTVELLTNPVHEYTRGLLGAVLSIEASSGRLHQIPGVVPSPRDFPAGDRFAPRSSHAGYGEDITPVRTKVGPPETGHTYAAIPDRETGVISPGTPVEETGSTKEGA comes from the coding sequence ATGACTTCTAAGAAGCAAAAACTCCAAGCCATGGAAGATAACGCGGGCAAGGTTCGCTTCCGCCGGTGGAACGCCATGAGCTTCGGCTCAAAGCTATCGATCATCGTCCTTGGCATCATTGCCCTCAGCGCGATTTTCGCGCCGCTGCTGGCGCCGCATGATCCGCAAGCGATCACCATGAAGGGGCTTGAGCCTTCCGGTGAAAACCTCTTTGGTACTGACCACCTGGGCCGTGACGTATTATCTCGCCTACTCTACGGGGGCCGCTACTCACTGCTGGTTGGTTTGGCTTCTACCGGTATTGCGCTCGCGATTGCTGTCATTTTGGGTTCCATCGCAGCCGTTTCGCGCAAAGGCATGGATGAGCTCATCATGCGCATCATGGACGTCATCATGTCCGTTCCAGCCATCGCGCTGGCAGCGGTAACCGTGGTGGTCTTCAGGGACCCATCCAACCCCGAGTCTCTCATCTGGGTGATTATTGGTTCCATCGCCTTTGTTTACATCCCGCAGCTCACTCGTATTGTTCGCGCAAACGTGCTGAGTGAATACGGCAAGGATTACGTCAACGCTGTTGTTGTTGCTGGCGCTCGTGCGCCATGGATTCTGGCCCGCCACGTCATGCGCAACTGCGCTGCACCAGTCCTGGTGTTTGCAACTTTGTTGGTGGCGGACGCCATCATCTTGGAAGCTTCCCTAACCTTCATCGGTGCGGGCCTGCAAGAGCCTATCGCTACGTGGGGCAACATCTTGTCCGCTGCCCAGCCGGGAGTTCTGCGCGGCGAATGGTGGCAGGCACTGTTCCCAGGCGTGATGATCATGGTGACCGTGTTGTGTCTGAACATTGTTTCTGAAGGCATTACTGATGCCATGGTGGCTGCGCCAACCGGCCCAGCCAAGACCAAGCCTTCTAAGAACGGTGAGCGCGAAGAAGACAAGTTGCTCGCTGACTCCGTCGCTGCGCATGAAGCACAGAAAGAGAGCCTGGATAAGCGCATTGCTGATTTGCAGCGTGTAGAAGGGCTTCGTGATGACCGCCAGGCACCACCGAATGATTCCCCGGTGCTTTTGGAAGTCAAAAACCTCTGCATCAAGTTCCCCCGCCATGGTGATGTCAACGTGGTGGATAACGTCAGTTTCACCGTGCGCAAGGGCGAAACCATGGCGCTGGTGGGCGAGTCTGGCTGTGGTAAATCCATCACCGCTTTCGCCATCATGGGTCTGATTGACCCGAAGGCCGAAGTTACCGGCGAGGCCCTCTACGAAGGCCGTGACTTGTTGTCCATGCCGAAGAAGGAACGCCAGGCGCTGCTTGGACACGAGCTGGCCATGGTCTACCAGGACGCGTTGAGCTCTTTGAACCCGGGCATGCTGATCAAGGCGCAGATGAAGCAGCTGACCTCCCGCGGCGGCACCCGCAGCGCAGAGGAACTGATGCAGCTAGTCGGCCTGGATTCAAAGCGCACCTTGGACTCTTACCCGCATGAGCTTTCTGGTGGTCAGCGTCAGCGTGTGCTCATCGCGATGGCGCTAACCCGTGACCCCAAGCTGGTTATCGCGGATGAGCCAACCACTGCGTTGGACGTCACGGTGCAGAAGCAGGTTATTGAACTGCTCAATGACTTGCGTGACAAGCTCGGATTTGCCATGGTCTTTGTATCCCATGACCTGGCTTTGGTGGCAGAAGTCGCCCACAAGGTCACTGTCATGTACGCCGGCCAGGTGGTAGAGCAAGCACAAACCGTGGAGCTTTTGACCAACCCGGTCCACGAATACACCCGTGGCCTGCTCGGTGCGGTGCTGTCCATTGAGGCTTCATCCGGACGCCTGCACCAGATCCCTGGCGTGGTGCCTTCACCACGTGACTTCCCAGCAGGTGACCGCTTCGCGCCACGTTCCTCCCACGCCGGCTACGGCGAGGACATCACCCCGGTACGCACGAAGGTTGGCCCACCTGAGACCGGCCACACCTATGCAGCCATTCCAGACCGCGAAACCGGGGTCATTTCTCCTGGCACGCCAGTGGAAGAAACCGGCTCAACCAAGGAAGGAGCGTAA
- a CDS encoding alpha/beta hydrolase: protein MSFQVSGGTAIRGTIIATHGVGDSAASLADIATHFGDEFRIYLVDLLGHGHAPRLTDEQLEDPFAAVAAYFAQDLEQIITAAPGGLPVVLMGHSFGGSVAAYVAQHNPQLVDALVFEDPAILTAAQAQVYREDAANLAARMRKQGSDPAAAITELRPDYPAWSTAEYTGWAQAKALVDYRLVETGVVGTAASHMDEEDILPHLTMPTLLVTGDGADVLFDVPRLNQALSSPKVEGAIIRGASHTVRRDQPEAFFATVDAFLDRVLPHTPSTPGVSAFIREEYKLLTEALPPQDTWDIPIMRESARTRNQPYGFLPGISATEFAIKAGDVTVRQVARDELQRGEIAPELVFFSVHGGGYVGGKPEYDDVRHEALVQEFHPVVVVSPEYRLAPEHPYPAAVIDTVAALVDTVERFPDSPIITYGDSAGAGLLAQVFARLEDFAPEKSAKIRKQVNSFIAVEPCLDPAMNTASWETYAAGPAWFHRSSKISWAGYLSDSKPSFAELIPADKVLVPPTLVVVNPADPLRDEGIDWARRLIDNGVNTELHLFSGTVHGLATIPGTASWNSLLELIASFNRELA from the coding sequence ATGAGCTTTCAGGTTTCAGGTGGCACAGCTATTCGCGGGACTATCATTGCCACGCATGGAGTGGGAGATAGCGCTGCCAGCTTGGCGGATATTGCCACCCACTTTGGTGATGAGTTCCGGATTTACCTGGTTGACCTGTTGGGCCATGGCCACGCGCCGCGGTTAACAGATGAGCAGCTGGAGGATCCCTTTGCTGCGGTTGCCGCGTATTTTGCGCAGGACCTCGAGCAGATCATCACCGCCGCGCCCGGCGGATTGCCGGTGGTGCTCATGGGGCATTCCTTTGGCGGTTCGGTGGCTGCCTATGTTGCGCAGCACAATCCGCAACTTGTTGATGCCCTAGTGTTTGAAGACCCCGCCATCCTCACCGCCGCACAGGCACAGGTTTACCGCGAGGATGCAGCAAACTTGGCCGCTCGCATGCGTAAGCAGGGAAGCGATCCGGCAGCCGCTATAACTGAATTAAGACCTGATTATCCGGCGTGGTCTACTGCCGAGTACACCGGATGGGCACAAGCAAAAGCACTTGTTGATTACCGTCTTGTAGAAACCGGGGTGGTCGGTACAGCAGCGTCGCACATGGATGAGGAAGATATTCTGCCTCACCTCACCATGCCGACGCTGCTGGTTACCGGCGACGGAGCAGATGTGCTTTTCGATGTCCCACGGCTCAACCAAGCACTTTCCTCACCGAAGGTAGAAGGCGCGATTATTCGTGGGGCTTCGCACACGGTGCGCCGTGATCAGCCAGAGGCGTTTTTCGCTACTGTCGATGCCTTCTTAGACCGCGTCCTTCCCCACACACCTAGCACCCCAGGCGTAAGCGCCTTTATCCGCGAGGAATACAAGCTGCTCACCGAAGCGCTGCCCCCGCAGGATACGTGGGACATTCCGATTATGCGCGAGTCTGCCCGCACACGTAATCAGCCCTATGGTTTTCTCCCTGGTATCAGCGCCACCGAGTTCGCCATCAAAGCTGGTGATGTGACGGTGCGCCAGGTAGCCCGCGATGAGTTACAGCGTGGAGAGATTGCTCCTGAACTGGTGTTCTTTAGTGTGCACGGTGGTGGCTATGTTGGTGGCAAGCCAGAATATGACGATGTTCGCCACGAAGCGCTCGTGCAAGAGTTTCATCCCGTGGTTGTTGTCTCCCCGGAATATCGCCTTGCCCCGGAACACCCTTACCCGGCTGCGGTGATTGACACCGTCGCCGCACTGGTGGACACCGTTGAGCGCTTCCCAGATTCACCGATTATCACCTATGGCGATTCCGCTGGTGCAGGCCTTTTGGCTCAAGTATTCGCACGTCTCGAAGACTTTGCCCCAGAGAAGTCTGCAAAAATTAGGAAGCAAGTGAATTCTTTCATCGCCGTGGAACCTTGCCTGGATCCGGCCATGAACACGGCGTCTTGGGAAACCTACGCGGCCGGTCCCGCGTGGTTCCACCGCTCCTCAAAGATCTCCTGGGCAGGCTATCTGTCAGACAGCAAGCCTTCTTTCGCCGAGCTCATTCCCGCCGATAAAGTACTCGTGCCGCCGACCCTGGTGGTGGTCAACCCAGCCGATCCGCTGCGCGATGAAGGAATCGACTGGGCACGCCGTCTCATTGACAACGGCGTCAATACGGAGTTGCACTTGTTCTCCGGCACAGTCCACGGACTGGCCACCATCCCCGGAACTGCTTCGTGGAACTCCCTGCTGGAGCTCATCGCATCCTTTAACCGTGAACTAGCTTAG
- a CDS encoding ABC transporter permease — protein MNNLIRLVGRRLLLLPIMVLGVTFLVFVLMSLSPIDPAYAALGESATPEALAQYRENNGLNDPWYVQFGSYIAGMVQGDLGVYGQAGLSVADKVFAALPITLQLTFFGLIIAILISFPLGIIAALFRNRWPDQVIRFFSVIFIATPSFWLAILLVMAFIGKLPVAGGLPQLSEDPLGWFERMLLPAISLGVPVIGQMTRIVRTSMVEELDSDYVRTAIGAGIPRSVVVSRNVLRNALITPVTVLGLRVGYLIGGAVVIEIIFNLQGMGRVLIDGITNSWVSVVQGSALVVAISFILVNIIVDVLYVLINPRIRAV, from the coding sequence ATGAACAATCTCATCCGGCTCGTCGGTAGGCGCCTCTTGCTGCTGCCGATTATGGTGTTGGGGGTGACATTCCTGGTATTTGTGCTGATGTCACTGTCACCAATTGACCCTGCCTATGCTGCGCTCGGTGAATCTGCCACACCGGAGGCGCTCGCGCAGTATCGCGAAAACAACGGTCTTAATGATCCGTGGTACGTCCAGTTCGGTTCCTATATCGCCGGCATGGTCCAAGGCGACCTCGGCGTCTACGGCCAAGCAGGACTGTCGGTGGCCGACAAAGTCTTCGCTGCACTGCCAATTACCTTGCAGCTGACCTTCTTCGGTTTGATCATTGCAATTCTGATTTCCTTCCCACTGGGCATCATCGCGGCACTGTTCCGCAACCGCTGGCCAGACCAGGTCATCCGATTCTTCTCCGTGATCTTCATTGCAACCCCATCCTTCTGGTTGGCAATCTTGCTGGTCATGGCATTCATCGGCAAGCTGCCTGTCGCCGGTGGCCTCCCGCAGTTGAGCGAAGACCCCCTCGGCTGGTTTGAGCGCATGCTGCTTCCAGCTATCTCCCTAGGGGTGCCAGTGATTGGTCAGATGACCCGCATTGTTCGTACCTCCATGGTCGAAGAGCTGGACTCTGACTATGTCCGAACCGCTATCGGTGCGGGTATTCCGCGCAGCGTGGTTGTCTCCCGCAACGTTTTGCGCAACGCGCTAATTACCCCAGTCACCGTGCTGGGTCTGCGCGTTGGCTACCTGATTGGTGGCGCGGTGGTCATTGAGATCATCTTCAACTTGCAGGGCATGGGGCGTGTGCTTATTGATGGCATCACCAACTCCTGGGTCAGTGTTGTCCAAGGCTCCGCACTGGTTGTGGCGATTTCCTTCATCCTGGTCAACATCATCGTTGACGTGCTCTACGTACTGATTAACCCTCGAATTCGGGCGGTGTAA
- a CDS encoding ABC transporter ATP-binding protein has product MDQTNPTAAGPIIELRDIEVRFRARNSGLFKPKYVHAVQGLSLAVNPGETIGIVGESGCGKSTTANVMCGLQVPTAGQVFFRGQEVSKRSAADRRRIGRVVSVIFQDPSTALNARMSVHDQLIDPLEMHKVGTKAEREDRVEELISRVGLPTSALEAMPGQLSGGQRQRVAIARALTLSPDVIIADEPTSALDVSVRAQILNLLMDLKNDLGLSMVFISHDIQTVRYISDRLVVMNGGKVVEEGPADDLLSNPRDEYTRTLLGAAPSLLHPASVELE; this is encoded by the coding sequence ATGGATCAGACCAATCCAACCGCGGCAGGCCCCATCATTGAGCTGCGCGATATCGAAGTGCGCTTTAGAGCCCGCAACAGTGGCTTGTTCAAGCCGAAGTACGTCCACGCTGTCCAGGGGCTCTCTCTTGCCGTTAATCCTGGTGAAACCATCGGCATCGTGGGTGAGTCGGGCTGCGGCAAGTCCACCACCGCGAATGTCATGTGTGGGCTGCAAGTCCCAACCGCGGGGCAAGTATTCTTCCGCGGGCAGGAAGTGTCCAAGCGTTCTGCCGCGGACCGCCGCCGGATTGGCCGCGTGGTATCCGTTATTTTCCAGGACCCGTCCACCGCATTGAATGCGCGCATGAGCGTGCATGACCAGCTCATTGACCCGCTGGAGATGCACAAGGTGGGCACCAAAGCTGAGCGCGAAGACCGCGTGGAAGAACTCATCTCGCGCGTGGGTCTGCCAACCTCCGCGTTGGAAGCCATGCCCGGTCAGCTATCTGGTGGTCAGCGTCAACGCGTGGCCATCGCCCGCGCTTTGACGCTGAGCCCAGATGTCATTATCGCGGATGAGCCAACCTCAGCGCTGGACGTCTCCGTTCGCGCGCAGATTCTGAACCTGCTCATGGATCTGAAGAATGACCTGGGGCTTTCCATGGTGTTTATCTCCCACGACATTCAAACCGTGCGCTATATTTCAGACCGCTTGGTGGTCATGAACGGCGGCAAGGTTGTGGAAGAAGGCCCAGCAGATGACCTGCTGAGCAATCCGCGGGATGAATACACCCGCACGCTGTTGGGGGCGGCACCATCATTGCTGCACCCAGCCAGCGTGGAGTTGGAGTAG
- the ettA gene encoding energy-dependent translational throttle protein EttA, producing the protein MGEFIYTMKNVRKAIGDKVILDNVTMAFYPGAKIGVVGPNGAGKSSILKIMAGLDQPSNGEAFLDPGATVGILQQEPPLNEEKTVRENVEEGLGDIFEKKQRFEAIAEEMATNYTDELMDEMGKLQEELDAADAWEVDSKIEQAMEALRCPPSDASVTQLSGGERRRVALAKLLLSEPDLLLLDEPTNHLDAESVEWLEKHLENYPGAVLAVTHDRYFLDHVAGWICEVDRGKLYPYEGNYSTYLEKKAERLEIAGKKDAKLRKRLKDELAWVRSGAKARQAKNKARLERYEEMAAEAEQYKKLDFEEIQIPTPPRLGNKVVEAKNLTKGFDGRTLIKDLSFTLPRNGIVGVIGPNGVGKTTLFKTIVGLEDADSGAVEVGDTVRLSYVDQNRANIDPDATVWEVVSDGLDYIHVGQNEMPSRAYLSAFGFKGPDQQKPSKVLSGGERNRLNLALTLKEGGNLILLDEPTNDLDVETLGSLENALEKFPGCAVVISHDRWFLDRTCTHILAWEGNVEEGQWYWFEGNFGDYEKNKIERLGEDAARPSRVTHRKLTR; encoded by the coding sequence ATGGGCGAGTTCATCTACACGATGAAGAACGTGCGTAAAGCCATTGGCGACAAGGTCATTTTGGACAATGTCACCATGGCGTTCTACCCAGGCGCAAAGATTGGTGTCGTTGGACCCAACGGCGCGGGTAAGTCTTCGATTCTGAAGATTATGGCTGGTCTGGACCAGCCTTCCAACGGTGAAGCATTCCTGGATCCAGGTGCGACCGTGGGCATCCTGCAGCAGGAACCACCGCTGAATGAAGAAAAGACGGTGCGCGAAAACGTCGAAGAAGGTCTTGGAGACATCTTCGAAAAGAAGCAGCGCTTCGAGGCAATCGCCGAAGAAATGGCAACCAACTACACCGATGAGCTCATGGATGAAATGGGCAAGCTGCAGGAAGAACTCGACGCAGCTGACGCGTGGGAAGTTGATTCCAAGATTGAGCAGGCAATGGAAGCTCTTCGTTGCCCGCCTTCCGATGCATCGGTAACCCAGCTCTCCGGTGGTGAGCGTCGCCGAGTAGCACTTGCAAAGCTGCTGCTGAGTGAGCCTGACCTACTGCTGCTCGATGAGCCTACTAACCACCTGGATGCTGAGTCCGTGGAGTGGCTGGAAAAGCACCTGGAAAACTACCCAGGCGCTGTCCTGGCCGTGACACACGACCGCTACTTCCTGGACCACGTTGCGGGCTGGATCTGTGAGGTCGACCGCGGCAAGCTCTACCCATACGAAGGCAACTACTCCACCTACTTGGAGAAGAAGGCTGAGCGTCTGGAGATTGCCGGCAAGAAGGATGCGAAGCTGCGCAAGCGTCTGAAGGATGAGCTCGCGTGGGTTCGTTCCGGTGCTAAGGCACGTCAGGCAAAGAACAAGGCTCGTCTGGAACGCTACGAAGAAATGGCGGCTGAGGCGGAACAGTACAAGAAGTTGGACTTCGAAGAAATCCAGATTCCTACTCCGCCACGTCTGGGCAACAAGGTTGTTGAAGCCAAGAACCTGACCAAGGGCTTTGATGGCCGTACCTTGATCAAGGACCTGTCTTTCACCCTGCCTCGTAACGGCATCGTCGGCGTGATTGGCCCGAACGGTGTGGGTAAGACCACCCTGTTCAAGACCATCGTTGGCTTGGAAGACGCTGACTCCGGCGCGGTTGAGGTTGGCGATACCGTCCGGCTGTCCTACGTTGACCAGAACCGTGCGAACATCGACCCGGATGCGACCGTGTGGGAAGTTGTTTCTGATGGCCTGGATTACATCCACGTTGGTCAGAACGAAATGCCATCGCGTGCATACCTGTCCGCGTTCGGTTTCAAGGGCCCAGACCAACAGAAGCCATCCAAGGTTCTCTCCGGCGGTGAGCGTAACCGCCTGAACTTGGCGCTGACGCTGAAAGAGGGCGGAAACCTGATTCTGCTCGATGAGCCTACCAACGACTTGGACGTCGAAACCCTGGGTTCCTTGGAAAACGCGCTTGAGAAGTTCCCTGGCTGTGCCGTGGTTATTTCTCACGACCGCTGGTTCCTGGACCGCACCTGTACCCACATTCTTGCGTGGGAAGGCAACGTTGAAGAAGGCCAGTGGTACTGGTTCGAGGGCAACTTCGGTGACTACGAGAAGAACAAGATTGAGCGTCTCGGTGAAGATGCCGCTCGTCCTTCCCGCGTGACCCACCGCAAGCTGACGCGTTAA
- a CDS encoding single-stranded DNA-binding protein, translating into MSQYTVTITGNLTDDPFVTKFSGDKVNTRLRIASSRRTRFTNAKGDFEWRDSDTVYMNVELWGQLAINASKSLKKGMPVIALGSVCTDTWTDNETQKQRERTYLRGLQVGIDMNRYILASQRMDATHTPEGIVLNAGSEALHINKDYTVNNDEVIDETDLEPVEPVSLDAVRENSDRESELATEEDAVANF; encoded by the coding sequence ATGTCTCAATACACCGTAACCATCACCGGCAACCTCACCGACGATCCATTCGTAACCAAGTTCAGCGGGGACAAGGTCAACACCCGTTTGCGCATTGCTTCCTCGCGCCGAACCCGCTTTACCAACGCCAAGGGCGATTTTGAATGGCGCGATAGCGACACCGTTTACATGAACGTGGAACTTTGGGGTCAGCTTGCGATCAACGCTTCGAAGTCTTTGAAGAAGGGCATGCCTGTTATCGCGCTGGGATCTGTGTGCACTGATACCTGGACGGATAATGAAACTCAGAAGCAGCGCGAGCGCACCTACCTGCGCGGTTTGCAGGTGGGCATTGATATGAACCGCTACATTCTTGCCTCCCAGCGCATGGATGCCACGCACACTCCGGAAGGTATTGTGCTCAACGCGGGCTCGGAAGCGCTGCACATTAATAAGGACTACACCGTGAACAATGACGAAGTCATTGATGAAACCGACCTCGAGCCCGTGGAGCCAGTCTCCCTAGACGCGGTGCGAGAAAACTCTGACCGGGAATCGGAACTGGCAACCGAGGAGGACGCCGTGGCGAACTTTTAG